From a single Marinilabiliales bacterium genomic region:
- a CDS encoding ROK family transcriptional regulator — translation MNLSKLFENKSSLPVKNNGSGKKLLLKKKIFGLLYLEGPKTIADLCIPAGVSIPTMTRIMHELIREGWVAELGTGESRGGRRPVFFGLNPEARRIIGIDITRKYIRINIFDLRNRPAGKTVQKDIGLEDVTSLPKILKTLVNELIKKHNLEKSSILGAGISLPGLIDKKTNISYSYPGLGDKPLDEIFGELLGIPAYIEHDTKTMALGEAWFGLAKNKSNVLCLNIGAGVGLGMILKGELYQGHSGYSGEFGHIQMVPDGELCDCGKIGCLETIASGSSIVARAKQRISEGTNSIIKKMVEGRTENIRLPDVIFAARQGDQFAIELLEEAGGFLARGIAVLIHLLNPEMIIIGGDMAGAGNLLADPVQQKLNKYTINRIRQDTAIHISELGEQAMLLGTIPVVMTRIFSQEPNINNINNQ, via the coding sequence ATGAACTTATCAAAATTGTTTGAAAACAAATCATCATTGCCTGTTAAAAATAACGGCAGTGGTAAAAAGCTGCTGCTGAAGAAAAAGATTTTCGGGTTACTCTACCTGGAAGGGCCAAAAACAATTGCTGATCTCTGCATCCCTGCCGGTGTGAGTATCCCGACGATGACCAGGATAATGCATGAACTGATAAGAGAGGGTTGGGTAGCCGAACTTGGAACGGGTGAATCCAGGGGGGGCAGAAGACCCGTTTTTTTTGGCCTTAACCCTGAAGCCCGCAGAATAATCGGAATTGACATTACCCGGAAATACATCAGGATAAACATATTTGATCTCAGGAACAGGCCTGCCGGTAAAACTGTGCAGAAGGACATTGGCCTTGAAGATGTTACCTCCCTGCCGAAAATATTGAAAACCCTTGTAAATGAGTTGATTAAAAAACATAACCTCGAAAAAAGCAGTATTCTTGGTGCCGGTATAAGCCTGCCCGGCCTTATCGACAAGAAGACCAACATCAGCTACAGTTATCCCGGCCTGGGGGATAAACCCCTGGATGAAATATTTGGCGAACTTTTAGGAATACCTGCCTATATTGAACATGACACAAAGACCATGGCACTGGGTGAGGCCTGGTTCGGCCTTGCCAAAAACAAGTCTAACGTCCTGTGCCTTAATATTGGAGCAGGAGTCGGACTTGGGATGATACTGAAGGGGGAGCTTTACCAGGGACACTCCGGGTATTCCGGCGAGTTCGGTCATATACAGATGGTACCTGACGGTGAATTGTGTGATTGCGGGAAGATTGGCTGCCTCGAAACCATTGCTTCAGGATCCTCCATAGTTGCAAGGGCAAAACAGAGGATAAGCGAAGGAACAAACTCAATCATCAAGAAAATGGTGGAGGGCAGAACAGAAAATATAAGATTGCCAGATGTCATCTTTGCAGCCAGGCAGGGAGACCAGTTTGCCATTGAACTACTTGAAGAGGCAGGCGGATTCCTTGCACGCGGGATTGCAGTGCTGATCCATCTGCTCAACCCCGAAATGATCATCATTGGCGGCGACATGGCAGGGGCAGGCAACCTCCTTGCCGACCCGGTACAGCAAAAACTTAACAAATATACCATCAACAGGATACGGCAGGATACTGCGATCCATATCAGCGAACTTGGGGAACAGGCTATGCTGCTCGGCACTATCCCTGTTGTTATGACCAGGATCTTTTCACAGGAACCAAACATTAATAACATAAATAACCAATAG
- a CDS encoding nicotinamidase — protein sequence MRALIVVDVQNDFCPGGALPAPEGDRVVPVINSISGRFDLVVASRDWHPEGTVHFDKWPAHCVENTKGAEYHPGLDTGKIDVHLLKGTGNVDDGYSAFEATSDNLEKLLKKSGVEEVYVAGLTTEYCVKSTALDSLRRGFKTWLVTDAIEGVLQNPGDVDKAIGEMAGLGVKMVTSGQI from the coding sequence ATGAGAGCACTTATAGTAGTTGACGTTCAGAACGATTTTTGTCCGGGAGGCGCATTGCCTGCACCGGAAGGAGACAGGGTAGTGCCGGTAATCAACAGCATATCGGGCAGGTTTGACCTGGTGGTTGCGTCGAGGGACTGGCACCCGGAAGGTACCGTCCATTTTGACAAGTGGCCCGCCCACTGTGTTGAAAATACAAAAGGAGCCGAATACCACCCCGGTCTGGATACCGGTAAAATTGATGTGCACCTGCTCAAGGGTACTGGTAATGTTGATGACGGATATTCGGCATTTGAGGCAACCAGCGATAACCTGGAAAAACTCCTGAAGAAAAGCGGTGTCGAAGAAGTATATGTTGCCGGGCTGACCACCGAATACTGTGTAAAGTCGACTGCATTGGACAGCCTCAGGAGAGGTTTCAAAACCTGGCTGGTTACCGATGCCATCGAAGGTGTACTCCAGAACCCCGGCGATGTTGATAAAGCCATTGGCGAGATGGCGGGACTGGGTGTTAAAATGGTCACATCCGGCCAGATATAA
- a CDS encoding porin, which yields MKRTILFYSLLAGLLTMVQSGLLAQTEVDERAMIRFDKGLGFHAPDTSFGLNLRFRMQNRLGVNGLTGSGPVIDEVDARIRRLRLRIDGYTRNDRITYYMQLSFSRSDQDWDGSGVPNIIRDAMVYYSLSDKFYVGFGQGKLPGNRQRINSSGQLQFADRSDVNAMFNIDRDFGVMGYYSGNIAFLHYNLKTAVSNGDGRNSLPSGNGMAYTARIELMPFGRFINDGDFSEGDLEREPTPKLSVGAGLHFNHKATRTQGQRGCPLFEERDLRSLHLDAVMKYRGWAFYGEYMDRSTDDPLTLSDTDKFALVLTGYGTNMQLSYVFLNNIEVAGRYTYVRPENVSFNRPDASPPGPTVISPPKTEEYTLGITKYIYSHKIKAQGNIGYRITENMVPVPATSTGWVIRFQIELGI from the coding sequence ATGAAGCGCACTATTTTGTTTTATTCCCTGCTGGCCGGTTTGCTGACCATGGTACAGAGCGGACTTCTGGCACAGACGGAGGTCGACGAGAGGGCAATGATCAGGTTTGATAAAGGGCTGGGGTTTCATGCCCCGGACACGAGTTTCGGACTCAACCTGAGATTCAGAATGCAGAACAGGCTGGGGGTTAACGGACTGACAGGCAGCGGACCGGTCATAGATGAGGTGGATGCACGGATCAGGAGGCTGCGGCTGAGGATCGACGGATATACCAGGAACGACAGGATTACCTATTACATGCAGCTCTCCTTTTCGAGAAGTGACCAGGACTGGGACGGCAGTGGTGTGCCGAACATCATTCGGGATGCCATGGTGTATTACAGTCTGAGCGATAAATTCTATGTGGGATTCGGACAGGGAAAGCTTCCCGGCAACAGGCAGAGGATAAACTCATCAGGACAACTGCAGTTTGCCGACCGCTCCGATGTTAACGCCATGTTCAACATCGACAGGGATTTCGGCGTCATGGGATACTACTCCGGCAACATCGCTTTTCTTCATTACAACTTAAAGACGGCGGTATCGAACGGTGACGGCAGAAATTCCCTGCCCTCCGGTAACGGGATGGCTTATACGGCACGTATTGAGCTTATGCCGTTCGGGCGGTTCATAAATGACGGCGACTTCTCCGAGGGGGACCTGGAGAGGGAACCCACACCAAAATTATCGGTAGGCGCAGGATTGCACTTTAATCATAAGGCAACGAGGACGCAGGGACAGAGGGGATGCCCGCTGTTTGAAGAGCGCGATCTCCGGTCCCTTCACCTTGACGCGGTAATGAAGTACCGGGGCTGGGCCTTTTACGGCGAATACATGGACCGCAGCACCGATGACCCCCTTACACTGTCAGACACCGATAAGTTTGCCCTTGTATTGACGGGATATGGAACAAATATGCAGTTGAGCTATGTTTTCCTCAACAATATTGAGGTGGCAGGCAGGTATACATATGTCAGGCCTGAGAACGTCAGCTTCAACCGGCCTGATGCTTCTCCACCCGGCCCGACGGTTATTAGTCCCCCGAAAACCGAAGAGTACACACTTGGTATTACAAAATATATCTACAGCCACAAGATAAAGGCACAGGGAAATATAGGATACAGGATAACTGAAAATATGGTCCCGGTTCCCGCCACGTCAACTGGCTGGGTCATCCGGTTCCAGATCGAATTGGGAATATAG
- a CDS encoding ABC transporter ATP-binding protein: MTPLLQAENISKSYGSLAILSGISLVISLGEKVALVARNGMGKTTLFNILSGKDTADSGTLTSRRDLRLGYLEQEPVLDDALTVLEQVFSSPGEVTETIRRYEEALVSGDRRLIASLTQRMDALEAWDRETKARQILTELDITGFDRKTGELSGGQRKRVALARVLVEEPELLLLDEPTNHLDLDMTEWLENYLGRSGMTLLMVTHDRYFLDRVCNRIIELDDNSLISYQGNYSYFLEKRAERLEQMQSATDKARNLLRRELEWIRSTPKARTGKSKSRIDAFGDLKERAAGTAGQGGIKIRAGTGRLGNKILEVRHINKSFDGIKVVDDFSYTFSRFEKIGIIGKNGTGKTTFLNMVTGQLRPDSGTLEVGQTVRFGYFRQEGISFDEKQRVIDAVRDIAEVVRMGDGSTISASQFLGHFLFPPPRQHDYIEKLSGGERRRLHLVTVLMQNPNFLVLDEPTNDLDIETLTVLEDYLAGAGICLLVVSHDRFFLDRISDHVFVFGGNGSVKDFPGNYSQYREHIRKQQNEENAASRHKRKGTVSNEQAGGRNAPRQRQLGSQKAEQVGGQAAPGFPERGKRKLSYNEKREIGQLEKEIEQLEAEKVFIEKALSGGELPEEKLQEYSGRYGGLTKELEAKTNRWLELSEFGD; encoded by the coding sequence ATGACACCCCTGCTCCAGGCAGAAAATATCAGTAAATCGTACGGCAGTCTCGCGATACTCTCAGGCATCTCCCTGGTGATCAGCCTTGGCGAGAAGGTGGCCCTGGTGGCAAGAAACGGAATGGGGAAAACGACTCTTTTTAATATCCTTTCGGGGAAGGATACGGCCGACAGCGGCACGCTGACCTCCAGGCGCGATCTGCGTCTGGGCTACCTGGAACAGGAGCCGGTTCTGGATGACGCACTGACAGTACTGGAACAGGTGTTCTCTTCGCCCGGGGAGGTGACCGAAACAATCCGCCGCTACGAAGAGGCACTGGTATCAGGCGACCGCCGGCTCATTGCCTCACTCACCCAGCGGATGGATGCACTTGAGGCGTGGGACCGGGAGACCAAAGCCAGGCAGATACTCACCGAGCTGGATATAACGGGTTTTGACCGGAAGACCGGGGAACTCTCAGGGGGACAGCGCAAGAGGGTGGCCCTTGCACGGGTCCTCGTTGAAGAGCCGGAACTGCTGCTTCTCGATGAACCCACCAACCACCTCGACCTGGACATGACCGAATGGCTGGAGAACTATCTCGGAAGATCGGGTATGACGCTGCTGATGGTGACACACGACAGGTACTTCCTGGACCGCGTCTGCAACCGGATCATTGAGCTGGACGATAACAGCCTGATCTCATACCAGGGCAACTATTCATACTTCCTTGAGAAGCGCGCCGAAAGGCTGGAGCAGATGCAATCGGCTACCGACAAGGCCCGCAACCTGCTGCGCAGGGAACTGGAGTGGATCAGGAGCACCCCCAAGGCCCGTACAGGCAAATCCAAATCCCGAATTGATGCCTTCGGCGATCTGAAGGAAAGAGCGGCGGGTACTGCCGGGCAGGGCGGGATTAAGATCAGGGCCGGCACCGGGAGGCTTGGCAACAAGATACTCGAGGTGCGGCATATAAATAAAAGCTTTGACGGGATAAAGGTGGTAGACGATTTTTCTTACACCTTCAGCCGGTTTGAGAAGATAGGTATAATAGGGAAGAACGGCACCGGCAAAACGACATTCCTGAACATGGTAACCGGTCAGCTCAGGCCTGACAGCGGCACATTGGAGGTGGGCCAAACGGTGCGTTTCGGCTATTTCAGGCAGGAGGGCATAAGCTTTGATGAAAAGCAGCGGGTCATTGACGCCGTGAGGGATATTGCCGAAGTGGTCAGGATGGGCGACGGTTCAACCATCTCTGCCTCACAGTTCCTGGGCCATTTCCTCTTTCCGCCGCCAAGGCAGCATGACTACATTGAGAAACTCAGCGGGGGCGAGAGAAGAAGACTGCACCTGGTCACGGTGCTGATGCAGAATCCCAACTTCCTGGTGCTGGACGAGCCTACCAATGACCTTGATATTGAAACACTCACGGTGCTGGAAGATTACCTCGCCGGAGCCGGCATCTGCCTTCTTGTGGTATCGCACGACAGGTTCTTCCTCGACAGGATATCCGACCATGTGTTCGTGTTCGGGGGCAACGGCTCGGTGAAGGATTTTCCCGGCAATTACTCACAATACAGGGAACATATCAGGAAACAGCAGAATGAAGAAAACGCGGCTTCCCGGCATAAGAGGAAAGGGACCGTGAGCAATGAACAGGCCGGTGGCAGGAATGCTCCCCGGCAACGGCAGCTGGGTTCACAAAAGGCTGAACAGGTTGGGGGACAGGCAGCGCCCGGCTTCCCCGAAAGGGGAAAAAGGAAACTCAGCTACAATGAGAAGCGGGAGATCGGACAGCTTGAGAAGGAGATCGAACAGCTTGAAGCTGAGAAGGTATTTATCGAAAAGGCCCTCTCGGGCGGAGAGCTGCCGGAAGAAAAGCTGCAGGAATACTCCGGCAGGTATGGGGGACTTACCAAAGAACTTGAGGCCAAAACGAACCGCTGGCTGGAGTTGTCGGAGTTTGGGGACTAA
- a CDS encoding type I 3-dehydroquinate dehydratase produces MICTCIGDADFETAMEKAGSEELIELRLDLLKATDEQIKTLCSQSARAIVAFRPGKATDAERLEKLKVAILAGAKFVDTEWDAAEEFLEELVPLARGNDCRVIISFHDREKTPVKRELENIVKECAMSGADIVKIVCRVNSTEDNARLLSLYSLGKNVIVIGLGNLGKITRLAAPVMGAEFTYASLGRGLETADGQLSKPAMEKVYKIIGQA; encoded by the coding sequence ATGATATGTACATGTATTGGTGACGCGGACTTTGAGACGGCTATGGAAAAGGCCGGATCTGAAGAGCTTATCGAACTTCGCCTGGACCTGCTGAAGGCAACAGATGAGCAGATCAAAACCCTCTGCTCGCAAAGCGCCCGTGCAATTGTTGCATTCAGGCCGGGAAAAGCTACTGATGCAGAAAGACTTGAGAAGCTAAAGGTTGCTATACTTGCCGGAGCGAAGTTTGTCGACACCGAATGGGATGCCGCAGAGGAGTTCCTGGAAGAGCTGGTTCCCCTGGCCAGGGGAAACGATTGCCGGGTTATTATCTCGTTCCATGACAGGGAGAAGACACCTGTTAAACGGGAGCTGGAAAATATTGTTAAGGAGTGTGCCATGAGTGGCGCCGATATAGTGAAAATAGTGTGCAGGGTAAACAGCACCGAGGATAATGCCCGCCTGCTTAGCCTTTATTCTCTCGGGAAGAATGTAATTGTAATAGGGCTGGGTAACCTGGGGAAGATAACAAGGCTGGCAGCCCCGGTAATGGGGGCTGAGTTTACCTATGCCTCGCTGGGACGTGGACTAGAAACGGCTGACGGACAGTTGAGCAAGCCGGCGATGGAAAAGGTTTACAAAATTATCGGACAAGCTTAA
- a CDS encoding nicotinate phosphoribosyltransferase codes for MTLIDRQSGLFTDHYELTMAQGFFLSGKAETPARFDYFFRKSPFMGSYVIFAGLQNLLEMLTEFAYDREAREFLESRGFDQRFTEYLAGFRFSGNIWSAAEGEIVFPNEPVLSVEGNIIECQLIESMVLNILNFESLIATKASRIKHAAGDREFIDFGLRRAQGTGAMQASRAAVIGGASGTSNVLAAYKYGLRSTGTQAHSWIQSFSDELTAFREFAGAFPDSCILLVDTYNTLGTGVPNAIRVAKEMERAGYRLKGIRLDSGDLAYLSKKARKMLDTENLEYVKIIASNQLDEYVIRSLREQNAPIDAFGVGTNLVTGKDDAALDGVYKLVYSEGRERLKISDNIEKMILPGKKRVFRYSGDDGSFYADGVSLGQEDSFRMIYHPFNPEKKSDISNFQREEIVVQVMNNGKPLHSPRSIDEIAEYARERLIKLPAEHKRFEYPHIYKVGISEKLMETRDRLVKEIKKNQAG; via the coding sequence ATGACACTTATTGACAGGCAGAGCGGACTCTTTACAGATCATTACGAGCTGACCATGGCCCAGGGTTTCTTTCTCAGTGGGAAAGCGGAAACACCTGCCAGGTTTGATTACTTCTTCAGGAAATCACCGTTCATGGGTTCTTATGTTATTTTCGCGGGACTGCAGAACCTGCTGGAGATGCTCACGGAATTCGCGTACGACAGGGAAGCCCGCGAATTTCTTGAATCCCGCGGATTTGATCAGCGTTTTACTGAATACCTGGCCGGGTTCAGGTTTTCCGGCAACATATGGTCAGCAGCCGAAGGGGAGATTGTCTTCCCGAATGAGCCGGTTTTGTCAGTTGAGGGAAATATCATTGAGTGCCAGCTTATTGAGAGCATGGTGCTTAACATTCTGAATTTTGAATCGCTCATTGCCACCAAGGCAAGCAGGATAAAACATGCTGCCGGCGACAGGGAGTTTATTGACTTCGGACTTCGCCGGGCGCAGGGTACAGGCGCTATGCAGGCAAGCAGGGCCGCCGTGATAGGCGGAGCCTCGGGAACCTCAAATGTACTTGCCGCATACAAGTACGGTCTCAGAAGCACGGGTACACAGGCCCATTCATGGATACAGAGCTTCAGCGATGAGCTTACAGCTTTCAGGGAGTTTGCAGGGGCTTTTCCCGATTCCTGCATACTGCTTGTCGATACATACAATACCCTGGGAACAGGAGTTCCAAATGCAATAAGGGTCGCAAAGGAGATGGAGAGGGCCGGTTACCGCCTGAAAGGGATCCGGCTTGACAGCGGCGATCTTGCCTACCTCAGTAAGAAAGCCAGGAAAATGCTCGATACCGAAAATCTGGAGTATGTTAAGATCATAGCCTCCAACCAGCTTGATGAATATGTAATAAGAAGCCTGAGAGAACAGAACGCCCCGATCGATGCCTTCGGGGTGGGTACAAACCTTGTTACCGGGAAGGACGATGCAGCGCTTGACGGGGTATACAAGCTTGTTTACAGCGAAGGCCGTGAAAGGCTGAAAATCTCCGATAATATTGAAAAAATGATCCTGCCGGGTAAAAAAAGGGTCTTCAGGTATTCAGGGGACGACGGCAGTTTTTATGCTGACGGCGTAAGCCTTGGGCAGGAGGATAGCTTCCGTATGATATACCACCCCTTCAATCCCGAAAAAAAGAGTGACATTTCGAACTTTCAGAGGGAGGAAATTGTTGTACAGGTCATGAATAACGGGAAGCCTCTGCATAGTCCCCGCAGTATTGATGAAATTGCGGAATATGCACGGGAAAGACTTATAAAGCTACCTGCTGAGCACAAACGTTTTGAATACCCGCATATCTACAAGGTGGGGATCAGTGAAAAATTGATGGAAACACGCGACAGGCTGGTAAAGGAAATAAAGAAAAACCAGGCAGGCTGA
- a CDS encoding alpha/beta fold hydrolase: protein MRLHFKAFLTILFPAALLLVLSCEREKEDPVFDAQYLVDAELIAEYSAGEVVEMAGSLGLSTPGIEFLIKYDVSVYRIVYETTDTRNNPVEASGALVVPVTPDPLPLMSFQHGTITRDEDAPSYFQSEQYLATLFYSSAGYIISLPDYLGYGASRHLEHPYEHGKSLATASRDMLRAVREFDMAVNEFSASEKLFLTGYSQGGYATMALLKLLEQENESGLTVTAATAGAGAYNKTLFAEYILGLNRELTYINYFIWVLDTYNRVYDIDRPYSYYFNQPHASVIEEEGIFANTEHNPRKLFTGQFADGVLSGTDTAIMEALADNDNYDWKPSTPLRLYHGTDDDFVFYFNSLTAYDAMTARGAAGVELVTVKDGDHGTTVPEYFLGTFLFFAGF, encoded by the coding sequence ATGCGATTACATTTTAAGGCTTTTCTGACAATCCTGTTCCCGGCCGCGCTGCTTTTGGTTCTTTCCTGTGAAAGAGAGAAGGAAGATCCTGTTTTTGATGCGCAATACCTTGTTGATGCAGAGCTTATAGCTGAATATTCAGCAGGGGAAGTTGTTGAGATGGCAGGCAGCCTGGGGCTGTCGACTCCGGGTATTGAGTTCCTGATCAAGTATGATGTCTCAGTCTACCGGATAGTTTACGAGACGACTGATACCCGTAACAATCCGGTAGAGGCATCAGGGGCACTTGTTGTCCCGGTCACCCCAGATCCCCTCCCCCTAATGAGTTTTCAGCACGGAACGATTACCAGGGATGAAGATGCTCCATCATATTTTCAGTCTGAACAGTACCTTGCTACCCTCTTCTACTCATCTGCCGGTTATATAATTTCACTTCCCGACTACCTGGGGTACGGCGCCTCGCGCCACCTTGAACACCCCTATGAGCATGGAAAATCCCTGGCGACAGCTTCACGTGATATGCTCAGGGCTGTAAGGGAATTCGACATGGCTGTGAATGAATTCAGTGCATCAGAAAAGCTGTTCCTGACAGGTTATTCGCAGGGAGGATATGCCACAATGGCCCTGCTGAAGCTCCTTGAACAGGAGAACGAATCCGGTCTCACAGTTACCGCAGCCACGGCCGGGGCCGGTGCCTATAACAAAACACTGTTTGCAGAGTACATCCTGGGCCTGAACCGGGAACTTACTTACATTAACTATTTCATCTGGGTGCTTGACACCTACAACCGGGTTTATGACATTGACAGGCCATACAGCTATTATTTCAACCAGCCGCACGCATCAGTCATTGAAGAAGAGGGCATTTTTGCCAATACGGAACATAACCCGCGAAAATTGTTTACCGGCCAGTTTGCAGATGGCGTCTTATCAGGAACAGACACCGCGATTATGGAAGCCCTGGCTGACAATGACAATTATGACTGGAAACCATCGACACCGCTGAGATTGTACCACGGAACTGATGATGACTTTGTTTTCTACTTCAACTCGCTTACAGCATATGATGCCATGACCGCAAGAGGGGCCGCCGGTGTCGAACTGGTGACCGTTAAGGACGGAGATCATGGCACCACTGTTCCGGAATACTTTTTAGGCACTTTCCTGTTTTTTGCCGGCTTTTAA
- a CDS encoding M20/M25/M40 family metallo-hydrolase → MVPLFLAAQKEPVDLDMVHRIRQEGLKNSQIRNISFHLTDVIGPRLSGSTGLSKANEWTSSQLEDWGLSNVEVVPWGEFGRGWDNERFYIAMTKPYYQHLVAVPRAWTRGTDSLVVAKPVLVNIQSEDDFERYRGRLQGKVVVTPVTSEPELSFQPLASRWSDEDLEELSQYPEIRSPAYGQPRRQASDWFAQRALMQKVNDFLEEEGVIALLNSSGTYGAVMSHGRGYATNVEPGMTVVDMTFEHYGRIVRLLEAGIEVELELDIRNNFLYDDLMGYNVIGEIPGTDRNLRDEVVMVGGHLDSWHAATGANDNAAGVAVMMEVMRILRELGVQPRRTIRIALWGAEEQGLHGSRSYVREHYFDPAGEGRKPDYDKLSAYYNVDNGSGRIRGIYLQENDALRPIFEAWFEPLADLGVSTVTMRRTGSTDHVAFDGAGLPGFQFIQDRLDYRRSYHTNMDTFERMQLGDMMQAATVVAVLVYHTAMRDERLPRKHFDR, encoded by the coding sequence ATGGTGCCTCTTTTTCTGGCAGCCCAGAAAGAACCCGTGGACCTCGATATGGTTCACAGGATAAGGCAGGAGGGCCTGAAGAACTCACAGATACGCAATATATCCTTTCATCTTACCGATGTTATTGGTCCGAGACTCTCCGGCAGCACCGGGTTGAGCAAGGCCAACGAATGGACCAGTTCTCAGCTTGAAGATTGGGGACTTAGCAATGTTGAGGTTGTACCCTGGGGAGAGTTCGGCAGGGGATGGGACAACGAGCGGTTCTATATAGCAATGACAAAACCCTATTACCAGCATCTGGTTGCCGTTCCAAGGGCGTGGACCAGGGGTACCGACTCGCTGGTGGTGGCAAAACCCGTACTGGTAAATATACAGAGCGAAGATGATTTCGAAAGGTATCGTGGCAGGCTGCAGGGCAAGGTGGTGGTAACCCCGGTCACATCCGAACCTGAGCTCTCATTCCAGCCGCTAGCCTCACGGTGGAGTGACGAAGATCTTGAGGAACTGTCCCAATACCCGGAGATCCGCTCACCTGCATACGGGCAGCCCAGGAGGCAGGCATCGGATTGGTTTGCGCAGCGTGCACTGATGCAGAAGGTCAATGATTTTTTGGAGGAGGAGGGGGTCATAGCGCTTCTCAATTCCTCGGGCACTTACGGAGCGGTCATGTCTCACGGCAGGGGCTATGCTACCAATGTAGAGCCGGGAATGACTGTGGTTGACATGACCTTTGAGCATTACGGCAGGATAGTCAGGCTTCTTGAGGCAGGCATTGAGGTAGAGCTTGAGCTGGATATCAGGAACAACTTTCTTTACGATGACCTGATGGGTTACAATGTTATTGGAGAGATACCGGGAACTGACAGGAACCTGCGTGATGAAGTGGTAATGGTGGGTGGGCATCTCGACTCATGGCACGCCGCGACCGGAGCAAATGACAATGCTGCCGGGGTGGCCGTAATGATGGAGGTGATGCGGATTCTCAGGGAGCTCGGGGTGCAGCCCAGGCGCACCATCAGGATAGCCCTCTGGGGCGCCGAGGAGCAGGGGCTTCACGGGTCGAGGAGCTATGTGCGTGAGCACTATTTTGATCCTGCCGGCGAAGGCAGGAAGCCGGATTACGATAAGCTGTCAGCCTATTATAACGTCGATAACGGGTCGGGCCGCATAAGGGGCATCTACCTGCAGGAAAACGATGCACTGCGACCAATATTCGAAGCCTGGTTCGAGCCTCTTGCCGACCTGGGAGTGAGCACCGTCACCATGCGCCGCACCGGCAGCACCGATCATGTGGCATTTGACGGGGCGGGATTGCCGGGTTTTCAGTTCATTCAGGACCGGCTCGATTACCGGCGCAGCTACCACACCAATATGGACACATTTGAGAGGATGCAGCTTGGCGACATGATGCAGGCTGCAACAGTTGTGGCCGTTCTTGTTTACCACACAGCCATGAGGGATGAGAGGCTTCCGCGGAAGCATTTCGACAGGTAA